DNA sequence from the Coffea eugenioides isolate CCC68of chromosome 9, Ceug_1.0, whole genome shotgun sequence genome:
agttaaaaaattaaattctcAAAATCGGAACCAAATAATTGAAATGGATGAAGTATAATACCGCAAAATATTCCAATTTCAGATTTAATTTCCAAAACTATCCCCACTCTTATCCATATATCCCGGCCCCTTGGCTTCCCTGCCCCACTCTCCACTCATAAAACCACAGCATAGATTGAAGACAAGACTCTGCCTATCCCATCCAAGTCTCACGCCCcatctcctcttcttcttcttcttcttcttcaaatcaaacaagaaacaaaaacaacaGCACAGAGAAACCAACAAAACGCATCAACACAGAGCACTGCACGGCACCCAAACCAGAAAGTAAGAACCGAAAAGAGATGTCAAAGGAAGTGAGTGAAGAAGGGCAGACCCAGCATAGGAAGGACTACGTGGACCCGCCCCCTGCTCCCCTCTTGGACTTTGCCGAGCTCAAGCTCTGGTCCTTCTACCGTGCCCTCATCGCCGAGTTCATTGCCACCCTCCTTTTCCTCTACGTGACCATCGCCACCGTCATCGGCCACAAGGTGCGCTACGCCGCTGACCAATGTGACGGCGTTGGCATCCTCGGCATCGCCTGGGCCTTTGGTGGCATGATTTTCATCCTCGTTTACTGCACTGCCGGCATCTCCGGTACGTTCTTAACTAAGTAACTAACTGCATGGCCCATCACCGTGCCCtcccttctcttcttcttcttactCACTCACTCCCTGGTAGCTTAGTTGGttgcttatatatatgtattataagtagtagtagtagtagtcaTGTATTGCTGCTGCTTAATCGTGCTTTGATTAGGTGGGCATATCAACCCTGCGGTGACATTTGGGCTGTTCCTGGCGAGGAAGGTGTCGCTGTTCAGGGCAGTGGCTTATATGGTGGCACAGTGTCTGGGAGCTATCTGCGGAGTTGGGTTGGTGAAGGCTTTCATGAAGCACCACTACAACACTTGGGGTGGGGGTGCCAACTCTGTGATGCATGGCTACAGCAAGGGCACTGCTTTGGGTGCTGAGATCATTGGTACTTTTGTCCTTGTTTACACCGTTTTCGCCGCCACCGACCCCAAGAGAAGCGCTCGTGATTCTCACGTCCCTGTATTCTTCTTCTACCTCTTTCCCTCTTCTTGgatttgttttttcctttcttcctttttctttttaccgGATCATACCTTAAATCCATATGAGGACGTAATGTACTCGCGTGGTCTTTCTGATGGTGGTGTAGTCTCCGTCGATTTTTATGATCCCGTTGCATCACTCCTTCACTGCTTAAAAAATAGGAGGAGGAGTAAACGATTacaattgagaaaaaaaaaaccatatcTTTGTGAATTTTCCATAGTCATGCAACTCTGCTATCTGtatgtgtgttttttt
Encoded proteins:
- the LOC113783040 gene encoding aquaporin PIP2-7; amino-acid sequence: MSKEVSEEGQTQHRKDYVDPPPAPLLDFAELKLWSFYRALIAEFIATLLFLYVTIATVIGHKVRYAADQCDGVGILGIAWAFGGMIFILVYCTAGISGGHINPAVTFGLFLARKVSLFRAVAYMVAQCLGAICGVGLVKAFMKHHYNTWGGGANSVMHGYSKGTALGAEIIGTFVLVYTVFAATDPKRSARDSHVPVLAPLPIGFAVFMVHLGTIPITGTGINPARSFGAAVIYNNDKAWDDQWIFWVGPFVGALAAAAYHQYILRAAAIKALGSFRSNPTN